One window of Microcoleus sp. FACHB-672 genomic DNA carries:
- a CDS encoding photosystem I reaction center subunit PsaK translates to MDLLAVVQSTITDTAAPGTSKLIVMGICNILALLVLPRVIKYPKVGPKMVLPFPSAFNNPSVGAFLASTSAGHLLGTAAILALSSSGAL, encoded by the coding sequence ATGGACTTACTCGCAGTCGTACAATCAACCATTACCGACACAGCAGCACCGGGAACCTCTAAGCTCATCGTTATGGGGATTTGCAATATTTTGGCATTGCTGGTTCTTCCCCGCGTGATTAAGTATCCGAAAGTTGGCCCTAAAATGGTTTTGCCGTTTCCCTCAGCTTTCAATAACCCCAGTGTTGGAGCGTTTTTGGCTTCAACAAGCGCGGGTCATTTGCTGGGAACGGCGGCGATTTTGGCGCTAAGTAGCTCCGGTGCTCTTTAG
- a CDS encoding CHAT domain-containing protein codes for MKLLLCLVSFVLLSASSELVQVPVNAQEVLLQAKTEAAQPVNELDRLEQQTQQLYETGRFAEASVLLQQLQGNYAVIEDKLGEARTLRNLALVYHATGERSKATEAIKQSFQHLQELQETRGKTKLFAQILEVQGQLQLSAGKLEEALETWKKAANTYKEIGDISGVTKTRINQAQTLQTLGLYRQAIKTLTEVREILQVQPDSPVKAKGLQSLGDALRVVGDLNQSQEVLQKSLGISERLQLGEAAAGTLLSLGNTARVQEKSDESLEFYQRAVTASSSVEIQVEAQLNQLSLLIEEDRSADAQNLISEIQSKIINLPPSRPTIYAQINLARSLMKMGNATTEGTRNAAEILATAVQQAQSLEDKRAEAYALGNLGRVYEQNRQWKEGKSLTEKALLLAQSINASDITYQWHWQMGRILKEQGNREGAIAAYSQSVSTLQSLRNDLVAINSDVQFSFRESVEPVYRELVGLLLQPAANVEQSALIQARQVIESLQLAELDNFFRDACLDVKPIQIDQVDSNAAVFYTIILKERLEVILALPGQPLKHYTTQLPQETVEATLKELRDTITNPRMQLSIKRFLTPSQKVYDWLIRPIEAELAGSGVNTLVFVLDGGFRNIPIAALYDGEQYLVQKYSVALTPGLQLLEANPLARENLNILAAGLTEARQGFSSLPHVESELDQIQVEASTKILLNESFSKFNFEKNVQSIPFSVVHLATHGEFSSQAKDTFILTWDGQINAKELDSLLRSETGQNKPIELLVLSACKTAAGDNRAALGLAGVAVRAGARSTVASLWYVSDEATAVLMTEFYQELANSKVTKAEALRRAQEAVLLNEKLSHPYFWAAFVMVGNWL; via the coding sequence ATGAAACTTTTACTATGCTTGGTAAGTTTTGTGCTGTTATCCGCAAGTTCTGAATTAGTACAAGTGCCGGTAAATGCTCAAGAAGTCTTGCTTCAAGCCAAAACTGAGGCCGCGCAGCCGGTCAATGAATTAGATAGATTAGAACAGCAAACCCAACAACTTTATGAAACAGGCCGGTTTGCCGAAGCAAGCGTATTATTGCAGCAATTGCAAGGTAATTACGCAGTCATTGAGGATAAATTAGGCGAGGCGAGGACGTTAAGAAATTTAGCATTAGTTTATCACGCAACGGGCGAGCGGTCAAAAGCTACTGAAGCGATTAAACAAAGCTTTCAACACCTCCAAGAATTGCAAGAAACACGAGGAAAGACAAAACTTTTTGCTCAAATTTTAGAGGTTCAAGGACAGTTGCAACTCTCTGCCGGCAAATTGGAAGAAGCGCTAGAGACTTGGAAAAAAGCTGCAAACACTTATAAAGAAATTGGCGATATAAGCGGAGTTACTAAAACTCGAATTAACCAAGCTCAAACACTGCAAACGCTGGGACTATACCGGCAGGCGATTAAAACCTTGACTGAAGTTAGAGAAATTCTTCAAGTGCAACCAGATTCGCCGGTTAAAGCAAAAGGATTGCAAAGCTTGGGTGATGCGTTGCGGGTTGTGGGAGATTTGAATCAATCTCAAGAAGTTTTGCAGAAAAGTTTGGGAATTAGTGAAAGATTGCAGTTGGGGGAAGCGGCTGCCGGCACACTTCTCAGCTTAGGAAATACAGCGAGAGTGCAGGAAAAATCTGACGAGTCTTTAGAGTTTTATCAACGTGCTGTTACAGCATCTTCCTCAGTGGAGATTCAAGTTGAGGCGCAACTGAATCAACTGAGTTTATTAATAGAAGAAGATCGAAGCGCAGACGCTCAAAATTTAATTTCAGAAATTCAATCAAAAATTATTAATTTGCCTCCTAGCAGGCCAACAATTTACGCTCAAATTAATCTGGCGCGAAGTTTGATGAAAATGGGAAACGCCACAACCGAAGGAACACGAAACGCGGCTGAAATATTAGCGACTGCTGTGCAGCAAGCTCAAAGCCTGGAAGACAAAAGAGCAGAGGCTTACGCCTTGGGGAATTTGGGGAGGGTGTACGAACAGAATAGGCAGTGGAAAGAAGGAAAAAGTCTAACAGAAAAAGCGTTACTTTTAGCGCAATCAATTAATGCTTCTGATATTACTTATCAGTGGCATTGGCAGATGGGAAGAATTTTAAAAGAGCAAGGAAATCGAGAAGGCGCAATTGCAGCTTATAGCCAATCTGTCAGTACGCTTCAGTCTTTACGCAATGATTTAGTTGCGATTAATTCAGATGTTCAGTTTTCTTTTAGAGAAAGTGTTGAACCTGTCTACCGCGAGTTAGTGGGACTGCTGTTGCAACCGGCAGCTAATGTAGAGCAATCTGCCTTAATTCAAGCCAGACAGGTAATTGAATCGCTACAACTCGCTGAGTTAGATAATTTCTTCCGGGATGCTTGTTTAGATGTCAAGCCGATTCAGATCGACCAAGTTGATTCTAATGCGGCAGTTTTTTATACGATTATTCTGAAGGAGCGATTAGAAGTTATTCTGGCTTTACCGGGTCAACCGCTAAAACATTATACTACCCAATTACCCCAGGAAACTGTTGAAGCAACTCTTAAGGAATTGCGCGATACGATTACAAATCCTCGAATGCAACTTTCGATAAAACGGTTTTTAACACCTTCACAGAAAGTCTATGATTGGTTAATTCGTCCGATTGAAGCTGAGTTAGCCGGCAGTGGGGTAAATACCCTGGTATTTGTTTTAGATGGAGGATTTAGAAATATTCCCATCGCTGCTCTTTATGATGGTGAGCAATATTTGGTTCAAAAGTATAGTGTGGCGTTAACTCCGGGCTTGCAATTGCTAGAAGCGAATCCTTTGGCGAGGGAAAACTTGAATATATTAGCTGCCGGTTTGACGGAAGCACGTCAAGGCTTTTCTTCACTTCCTCATGTTGAATCGGAATTAGATCAAATTCAAGTAGAAGCGTCTACTAAAATTCTTTTAAATGAATCTTTTAGCAAGTTTAATTTTGAAAAAAATGTTCAATCTATTCCGTTTTCTGTAGTTCACTTAGCAACTCATGGCGAATTCAGTTCTCAAGCAAAAGATACATTTATTCTCACTTGGGATGGACAGATTAATGCCAAGGAATTAGATAGCCTTCTTCGTAGCGAAACTGGGCAAAATAAGCCCATTGAATTACTTGTTTTAAGTGCTTGTAAAACTGCGGCGGGAGATAATCGAGCGGCTTTAGGGTTGGCGGGTGTGGCTGTGAGAGCCGGCGCACGGAGTACAGTGGCGTCTTTGTGGTATGTCAGTGATGAGGCAACTGCTGTTTTGATGACTGAATTTTACCAAGAGTTAGCGAATAGCAAAGTAACGAAAGCTGAAGCTTTGCGTCGCGCTCAAGAAGCGGTTTTGTTAAACGAGAAATTGTCTCACCCTTATTTTTGGGCAGCTTTTGTTATGGTAGGAAATTGGTTGTAG